One Cohnella candidum genomic region harbors:
- a CDS encoding KamA family radical SAM protein produces the protein MAKPKYITDLARIRQIPEHERELLKRITDKFVFRVNDYYLDLIDWEDPSDPIRKLVIPNADELSEYGRWDASDEDTNYVVPGCQHKYRSTALLIVSEVCGAYCRYCFRKRLFRNDVNEAVTDVEPGLKYIAEHPEISNVLLTGGDSLILGTPKLKAIFERLREIEHVKIIRLGSKLPVFNPMRIYEDEELLETIRVHSTPEKRIYVMAHINHPREITKEAVRGFDALHRAGAIVVNQTPVLRGINDDPRVLGELLDRLSWAGVTPYYFFVNRPVAGNRAFVLPLAEVYEIVEKAKSYTSGLGKRVRLSMSHTSGKIEILAIEGGKAYLKYHQSRDGEYGKFMVLDCPPEAAWFDDLPGNERYWKKPVKRTEAVVSVNALPEFPPRKQTV, from the coding sequence ATGGCGAAGCCCAAGTATATCACCGATCTGGCCAGAATCCGGCAAATCCCGGAGCATGAAAGAGAGCTGCTGAAGCGAATAACGGACAAATTCGTTTTCCGGGTGAACGATTATTATTTGGATTTGATCGATTGGGAGGATCCGTCGGACCCGATTCGCAAATTGGTGATTCCAAATGCGGACGAACTGAGCGAATACGGCAGATGGGATGCTTCGGACGAGGATACGAATTACGTCGTACCGGGCTGCCAGCATAAATACCGTTCCACGGCGTTGCTGATCGTGTCGGAAGTATGCGGGGCTTATTGCCGGTACTGCTTCCGAAAAAGGCTGTTTCGCAACGATGTGAACGAGGCTGTGACGGACGTGGAGCCGGGGCTGAAGTATATCGCGGAACACCCGGAGATCAGCAATGTCCTGCTGACGGGCGGAGACAGCTTGATTCTGGGGACGCCGAAGCTGAAGGCGATCTTCGAGAGGCTGAGGGAGATCGAGCACGTGAAGATCATCCGGCTCGGGTCCAAGCTGCCGGTTTTCAATCCGATGCGGATTTACGAGGACGAGGAGCTGCTCGAGACGATCCGTGTTCATTCCACGCCGGAGAAGCGGATTTACGTCATGGCGCATATTAACCATCCGAGAGAAATCACGAAGGAGGCGGTTCGGGGTTTCGACGCGCTTCATCGGGCCGGTGCCATCGTCGTGAACCAAACTCCCGTGCTGAGAGGAATTAACGACGATCCGCGCGTGTTGGGGGAACTGCTTGACCGGTTGTCGTGGGCGGGCGTTACGCCGTACTATTTTTTCGTGAATCGCCCTGTCGCCGGCAATCGGGCGTTCGTCCTTCCGCTGGCGGAAGTGTATGAGATCGTGGAGAAAGCGAAGTCGTACACTTCCGGATTGGGCAAGCGCGTCCGGCTGTCGATGAGCCATACATCGGGAAAAATCGAAATCCTGGCCATCGAGGGCGGCAAAGCGTATTTAAAATATCACCAATCCCGCGACGGAGAGTACGGCAAGTTCATGGTGCTCGATTGCCCTCCCGAAGCCGCATGGTTCGACGACCTGCCGGGGAACGAACGTTACTGGAAGAAGCCGGTTAAACGCACGGAAGCGGTCGTCTCGGTGAACGCACTGCCGGAATTTCCTCCTCGCAAACAGACGGTTTAG
- a CDS encoding TIR domain-containing protein, whose product MSNDRERERTYKLYLSHTWNHNHSVRELKSFMDAEEAFRYQSYSISPHHPVHAAMEERKLYELIKSKMKFCDAVILLCGVYPSYSRWINKELIACKEELRKPLIAVERYGSAKTSLLVKENADLIVDWNAEAITGAIRKLVEP is encoded by the coding sequence GTGTCAAACGATCGGGAACGGGAACGCACCTATAAACTGTATTTAAGCCATACCTGGAATCATAATCATTCCGTTCGGGAACTCAAATCTTTTATGGACGCCGAGGAGGCGTTCCGGTATCAGTCGTATTCCATCTCTCCTCATCATCCGGTTCATGCTGCGATGGAAGAACGGAAACTGTACGAGTTGATCAAAAGCAAAATGAAATTTTGCGATGCCGTGATTTTGCTGTGCGGCGTTTATCCGTCTTACAGTCGATGGATCAACAAAGAGCTGATCGCCTGTAAAGAGGAGCTTCGCAAACCGTTGATTGCGGTCGAACGCTACGGCTCGGCGAAAACCTCGCTGCTGGTCAAAGAAAACGCGGATCTTATCGTGGACTGGAATGCCGAAGCGATCACCGGCGCCATTCGGAAACTGGTCGAACCTTGA
- a CDS encoding TrkA C-terminal domain-containing protein, which translates to MADTTETAGYKSIALDLAHRIVSGEFPVGSKISGRSLLAGQYHVSPETIRKAIGLLKDENIVSVSQGKENVVLSEQKASEYVTKNHYLKSVYSLKQDLQLLLRQKREIDRKFDSLLSEIIEASDRLQNLKPYHPVEIEVRESSHTVGKTIADLQFWQNTGATIIALRRGTGVSISPGPHVVIRESDVLVVVGDEKTYQKTEQFINQPRKEA; encoded by the coding sequence ATGGCAGACACCACGGAAACGGCCGGTTATAAATCGATCGCGCTCGATCTCGCTCACCGGATCGTCAGCGGAGAATTTCCGGTCGGCAGCAAAATTTCGGGAAGATCCCTGCTCGCGGGGCAGTATCACGTTTCTCCAGAGACGATTCGCAAAGCGATCGGCCTGCTCAAGGACGAGAATATCGTTTCCGTCTCCCAAGGGAAGGAAAACGTCGTTCTTTCGGAACAGAAAGCAAGCGAGTACGTTACGAAAAACCATTACCTGAAATCCGTGTATTCCCTGAAGCAGGATCTGCAGCTGCTTCTTCGGCAAAAGAGAGAGATTGACCGGAAATTCGATTCCCTGCTGTCCGAGATCATTGAAGCCTCGGATCGCCTTCAGAATCTGAAGCCTTATCATCCCGTCGAAATCGAGGTCCGTGAGTCCTCCCACACCGTGGGCAAGACGATCGCCGATTTGCAATTCTGGCAAAACACGGGGGCGACCATTATCGCCTTGCGACGGGGAACGGGCGTATCGATCTCGCCCGGACCCCATGTCGTGATCCGGGAAAGCGACGTGCTGGTCGTCGTCGGGGACGAAAAAACGTATCAAAAAACCGAGCAGTTCATCAACCAACCGCGCAAGGAAGCTTGA
- the greA gene encoding transcription elongation factor GreA, protein MSNEEVILTPEGLQKLKEELHELKTVKRRELAERLKVAISYGDLKENSEYHSAKDDQAFMETRILQLERMLKVAQVVDPGSARADKINVGSVAVLYDVEFEETVEYRIVGTAEANAAENRISYMSPLGTQLMGRKVGDVIEVNAPMGTIQYKLLEIK, encoded by the coding sequence ATGAGCAACGAAGAAGTCATTTTGACGCCGGAGGGCTTACAGAAACTGAAAGAGGAGCTCCACGAGCTGAAGACAGTGAAACGTAGGGAACTTGCGGAGAGGCTGAAAGTGGCGATCAGTTACGGCGACCTGAAGGAAAACAGCGAGTACCATTCGGCAAAGGACGATCAGGCGTTCATGGAAACCCGGATTCTGCAGCTGGAGCGCATGTTGAAAGTGGCCCAAGTCGTGGACCCGGGAAGCGCGAGAGCCGATAAAATCAACGTAGGTTCGGTTGCCGTCTTGTATGACGTCGAATTCGAAGAAACCGTGGAATACCGGATTGTCGGCACGGCCGAAGCGAATGCGGCGGAAAACAGAATTTCCTACATGAGCCCGCTGGGGACTCAACTCATGGGCAGGAAAGTCGGCGACGTCATTGAAGTCAATGCTCCGATGGGCACCATTCAATACAAGCTTCTCGAAATCAAGTAG
- a CDS encoding DUF4432 family protein: MRTENSNGNESLWRWDELQRRREIPVGAAGGRASLKVRRDAGGATLHEIELHNGALTFTVLPERGLDIGEIVLDGEKMSWERGDSCLLHPDRVDLTAGGGTGWLQGFYAAVASIGPELFGTPGEGYTLHGTGSYSPADLRSIAVWADEEGLTFEGSVSVVGYGERPQFGKRVRLFTRWGSECLLREETTTNLSDRALTLDDGYHVQLCGPFLHEGGRYVLPVSSEAMLLRDNAPPEEDPLRIPPISEGLSPIRCYQYVPEAVRGLEERAELRDYVEAMPQRAGFAAEMVVNASGDAAGYVIRPLSAFPRSLIAKEISEYGFMFALEPCRTRPNRMSQKHTDGEAFILPPGGSDTTQCLIGVTQDRSLIGDLEKKIHRG, encoded by the coding sequence ATGCGGACGGAAAATTCGAACGGGAATGAGAGTCTTTGGCGTTGGGACGAATTGCAACGGAGGCGGGAGATCCCGGTCGGGGCTGCCGGAGGACGGGCGTCGCTGAAGGTTAGACGGGATGCGGGGGGCGCGACCTTGCATGAGATCGAGCTTCATAACGGAGCTCTGACCTTCACTGTGCTGCCGGAAAGGGGGCTCGACATCGGGGAGATCGTCCTGGATGGCGAAAAAATGAGCTGGGAGCGGGGGGACAGCTGCCTGCTGCATCCGGATCGAGTGGACTTGACGGCAGGCGGCGGAACGGGCTGGCTGCAGGGCTTTTACGCCGCCGTTGCCTCGATCGGCCCCGAATTGTTCGGCACGCCGGGAGAAGGATATACGCTCCACGGCACCGGTTCCTATTCTCCGGCCGATTTGCGCAGCATCGCGGTTTGGGCGGATGAGGAGGGGCTGACCTTCGAAGGGAGCGTCAGCGTCGTCGGTTACGGGGAACGGCCCCAGTTCGGGAAACGGGTGCGACTGTTCACTCGCTGGGGCTCGGAATGCCTGCTCCGCGAGGAAACGACGACGAATCTGTCGGACCGCGCGTTGACGCTGGACGACGGCTATCACGTCCAGTTGTGCGGACCGTTTCTGCATGAAGGAGGCCGCTATGTGCTGCCCGTATCCTCGGAGGCGATGCTGCTGAGGGATAACGCCCCGCCGGAAGAGGATCCGCTGCGGATTCCTCCGATCTCGGAAGGCCTCTCGCCCATCCGCTGCTACCAATACGTTCCGGAAGCCGTACGCGGCTTGGAGGAACGGGCGGAGCTGCGCGATTATGTGGAGGCGATGCCGCAGCGGGCGGGATTCGCCGCCGAAATGGTCGTGAACGCTTCCGGAGACGCCGCCGGATACGTGATCCGGCCGCTGTCCGCCTTCCCTCGTTCGCTGATTGCCAAGGAAATCTCCGAATACGGATTCATGTTCGCGCTGGAGCCTTGCCGAACGAGGCCGAACCGCATGTCCCAGAAACACACGGACGGCGAAGCTTTCATTTTGCCGCCGGGCGGAAGCGATACGACCCAATGCCTCATCGGAGTCACGCAGGATCGGTCGCTGATCGGGGATCTTGAAAAGAAAATTCACCGCGGGTGA
- a CDS encoding sensor histidine kinase — translation MKSLRTQMMLFFSLIILVPVILSSVNVYYALQHYLMQSYIRHQEQVGGNLAGELDGLRQKLEDLSLRIFGDRDIQAYLATPMPAPSADQLEKTTRFRQAVQKYASSEDPRVSLFLVKGQKTVYGDGYEIQRYIQLHMAAADQYGGLPVWDVWNEQGKVVLYRQINDNQTDLTRTIGYLFLFFDRSEIERTIARYTLDAGQQFGVYDREGYFSVITDASMDPERVRELGESLGGGGERELRLGDARSVAFANVRGPWTLVSWIPRELVLEPAAEMFYGILFTAVVLLIFSIFLVLFLSHRITKPLKLLQRKMKHIGEGRFAVRIPIERNDEIGELTQALNSMSDEIVSLIEKNKEEENKRRQIQLQTLEYQINPHFLYNTLDSVNMLARRHDDPVIADIVTYLSRLFRIGLNQGREMITVGDEIRHVTYYLKIQEIRFAGQLYWDIQADDSIERVKMIKFILQPLVENSINHGIRKRDEAGHIYVRAWGEPGFVVLEVEDDGVGMDAEQLERVRASLEEDAEEETDKDHGFGLRNVHQRIRLHYGPEFGLALASEKGSGTVVTVRLPDPSGDKEVREGNDDGGGTRGFH, via the coding sequence ATGAAATCGCTCAGGACCCAGATGATGCTGTTCTTCTCCCTGATTATTCTGGTCCCGGTCATCCTGAGCAGCGTGAACGTTTATTATGCTCTTCAGCATTACCTGATGCAGAGCTATATCCGGCATCAGGAGCAGGTCGGCGGCAACCTCGCCGGGGAGCTGGACGGCTTGCGGCAGAAGCTGGAGGATTTGTCCCTCCGGATATTCGGAGACCGCGACATCCAGGCTTACCTTGCCACTCCCATGCCGGCGCCGTCCGCCGATCAGCTCGAAAAGACGACTCGTTTCCGACAGGCGGTACAGAAATACGCGAGCTCGGAAGATCCGCGCGTGTCTCTGTTTCTCGTGAAGGGACAAAAGACGGTTTACGGCGACGGGTACGAGATCCAGCGGTATATCCAGCTGCACATGGCCGCGGCCGACCAATATGGCGGCCTTCCTGTGTGGGACGTCTGGAACGAGCAGGGGAAGGTCGTCCTGTACCGTCAAATCAACGATAACCAGACCGACCTGACCCGGACGATCGGCTACCTGTTCCTGTTTTTCGACCGTTCCGAAATCGAGCGGACGATCGCGCGTTACACGTTGGACGCCGGCCAGCAGTTCGGGGTCTATGACCGGGAAGGGTATTTCTCCGTCATCACCGACGCTTCGATGGATCCCGAGCGGGTTCGGGAACTGGGCGAATCGTTAGGCGGGGGAGGGGAGCGCGAGCTGCGGCTCGGGGATGCAAGGAGCGTGGCTTTCGCGAACGTCCGGGGACCCTGGACGCTCGTATCCTGGATACCCCGCGAGCTGGTGCTGGAACCGGCCGCCGAAATGTTCTACGGCATTTTGTTCACGGCCGTCGTGCTGCTGATCTTCTCCATTTTCCTGGTGCTGTTTCTGTCCCATCGGATCACCAAGCCGCTCAAACTGCTGCAGCGCAAAATGAAGCACATCGGGGAAGGCCGGTTCGCCGTGCGGATTCCGATTGAACGCAACGACGAAATCGGGGAATTGACCCAGGCGCTCAACAGTATGTCCGACGAAATCGTAAGCCTGATCGAGAAGAACAAGGAAGAAGAAAACAAGCGCCGGCAGATTCAGCTGCAGACGCTTGAATACCAAATCAACCCGCATTTTCTGTACAACACGCTGGATTCGGTCAACATGCTGGCCCGCAGGCACGACGATCCCGTGATCGCGGACATCGTCACGTACCTATCCCGGCTTTTCAGGATCGGCCTCAACCAGGGGCGCGAGATGATCACGGTCGGGGACGAAATCCGGCACGTGACCTATTACCTGAAAATCCAGGAGATCCGTTTCGCGGGCCAGCTGTATTGGGACATTCAAGCCGACGACAGCATCGAACGCGTGAAAATGATCAAGTTCATCTTGCAGCCCCTGGTCGAGAACAGCATCAACCACGGCATCCGCAAACGGGACGAAGCGGGCCACATTTACGTGCGGGCTTGGGGCGAACCCGGATTCGTCGTCCTGGAGGTCGAGGATGACGGCGTCGGCATGGACGCGGAACAGCTGGAGCGGGTCCGGGCTTCGCTGGAGGAGGACGCGGAGGAGGAGACGGATAAGGATCACGGCTTCGGCCTACGCAACGTGCACCAGAGAATCCGGCTCCATTACGGCCCGGAATTCGGGCTGGCGCTGGCCAGCGAGAAAGGGTCCGGGACGGTCGTCACCGTGCGGCTTCCCGACCCGTCGGGAGATAAAGAAGTGCGAGAAGGCAACGATGACGGAGGTGGAACCCGTGGTTTCCATTAG
- a CDS encoding response regulator yields the protein MRVMIVDDEAVIRDGLRALINWRASGFEEVVDAKNAMEAMEKMERYLPDLIITDIFMPEMSGLDFAKKVRERYPFIRFVILTGYEKFEYAKEAIEIGVAKYMVKPIFPEELKQIVESLRDEIQQESRLRNWNEAAARRLDQYKPIVEENFWRDVLEGAIPTTREFEARAKAGDIEASYPVYACTAIRICRPEQVYSRYGENEMPLVRFAIRNIVEEIHGTSVVHMLEHGDTTLIGLLSRPVDAEAWSRTAEAIERTLKIAVGIGGGYPRSDPTELRVAASEALEGTRYLALMDRTGFIRFEDIPSRSRERVEYPYEEEKELLETLRYRGRPGESALAPFLDRLSSQNPTPEEIRLSFVQLMAAVYRLADELGVNGIPSYSESVARLEKLSSYQQMQKLLQELFAGIAEGKDAGQADYVGRLVDQARQLIDDRFRDSSLSVAQIAQVLCITPNYLSRIFHQKTGTTCVEYITDCRLEEAKRLLRRSELKNYEIAEKVGYANPHYFSFMFKKNVGCSPSEFREKAEAPQ from the coding sequence ATGCGAGTCATGATCGTGGACGACGAGGCCGTCATTCGTGACGGCCTTCGCGCTTTGATCAATTGGAGGGCGTCGGGCTTCGAGGAAGTCGTGGACGCGAAAAACGCGATGGAAGCGATGGAGAAGATGGAACGGTATTTGCCGGATCTCATCATCACCGACATATTCATGCCCGAGATGTCCGGCCTGGACTTCGCGAAAAAAGTTCGGGAGCGGTATCCGTTCATCCGCTTCGTCATCCTGACGGGCTACGAGAAATTCGAATACGCCAAGGAAGCGATCGAGATCGGAGTGGCCAAATACATGGTCAAACCGATTTTCCCCGAAGAGCTGAAGCAGATCGTAGAGAGTCTTCGGGACGAAATCCAGCAGGAGAGCCGGCTGCGGAACTGGAATGAAGCTGCCGCGCGGCGCTTGGATCAATACAAGCCCATCGTCGAGGAGAATTTCTGGCGTGACGTGCTGGAGGGAGCGATTCCGACGACGCGGGAATTCGAGGCGCGGGCGAAGGCCGGCGACATCGAGGCTTCTTATCCCGTATACGCCTGCACGGCCATCCGCATCTGCCGGCCGGAGCAGGTGTATTCCCGTTACGGCGAGAATGAAATGCCTCTCGTTCGGTTCGCGATTCGGAATATCGTGGAGGAGATCCACGGCACCTCGGTCGTCCACATGCTGGAGCATGGGGACACCACGCTGATTGGCCTGCTTTCCCGGCCCGTCGATGCCGAAGCCTGGAGCCGGACGGCCGAAGCGATCGAACGCACGCTCAAGATCGCCGTCGGGATCGGAGGGGGATACCCGAGGAGCGATCCGACGGAGCTTCGGGTCGCGGCTTCGGAAGCGCTAGAGGGCACCCGATATTTGGCTCTGATGGACCGCACGGGCTTTATCCGCTTCGAGGATATCCCTTCCCGCAGCCGGGAGCGCGTCGAATATCCTTACGAGGAAGAGAAGGAGTTGCTGGAAACGCTGCGGTATCGGGGGCGTCCGGGCGAATCGGCGCTGGCTCCGTTCCTGGATCGGTTGTCGTCGCAAAATCCGACGCCCGAGGAGATCCGGCTGTCCTTCGTCCAACTGATGGCAGCCGTCTACCGGCTCGCCGACGAGCTCGGAGTGAACGGCATCCCGTCTTACTCCGAGAGCGTGGCCAGGCTGGAGAAGCTGAGCTCGTACCAGCAGATGCAGAAGCTCCTGCAGGAACTCTTCGCCGGCATCGCGGAAGGGAAAGACGCCGGACAGGCCGATTACGTTGGCCGTCTCGTCGACCAAGCGCGGCAGCTCATCGATGACAGGTTCCGGGACTCCTCGCTTAGCGTGGCCCAGATCGCGCAGGTGCTTTGCATCACGCCCAACTACCTGTCCCGGATTTTCCATCAGAAAACCGGGACCACCTGCGTCGAATACATCACCGATTGCCGGTTGGAGGAGGCCAAACGGCTGCTCCGGAGGAGCGAACTGAAAAACTATGAGATCGCCGAGAAGGTCGGCTACGCGAATCCTCATTATTTCAGCTTCATGTTCAAGAAAAACGTCGGGTGCTCGCCCAGCGAATTCCGCGAGAAGGCGGAAGCTCCCCAATGA
- a CDS encoding carbohydrate ABC transporter permease translates to MKGFRWLVIVLFLLVTLVPFLWLILASFKTSSELFSAPFKLPEHWSWDNYRSVLESHPIPKYFFNSLILAVSSTILAVAIATLVSYAFMYKFKFKPGLLLLITFGIFIPTNAFLVPYYFIVNWIGLYDSLAGVALVYAGVSLPLSILIVKTYMESIQHEILEASFIDGASVHRTFFNVILPISYPGMTTASIFLMITAWNELLFANLLTQSEGTRTLQVAIRFFLSTFSANYPVAFAAMVIAVLPTILIYSLLSEKIIGGLTAGAVK, encoded by the coding sequence GTGAAAGGTTTCCGTTGGCTCGTCATCGTTCTGTTTCTGTTGGTCACGCTCGTTCCGTTCTTGTGGCTGATCCTGGCTTCGTTCAAAACCAGCTCCGAGCTGTTCTCCGCTCCCTTCAAGCTGCCCGAGCATTGGTCCTGGGACAACTACCGGTCGGTGCTGGAGAGCCATCCGATTCCGAAGTATTTCTTCAATTCGCTGATCCTGGCGGTCTCGTCGACGATTCTGGCGGTCGCCATCGCCACGCTCGTTTCCTACGCGTTCATGTATAAGTTCAAATTCAAGCCGGGGCTGCTGTTGCTGATCACGTTCGGCATCTTCATCCCGACTAACGCGTTCCTGGTTCCCTATTACTTCATCGTGAACTGGATCGGGCTGTACGACAGTTTGGCAGGCGTTGCGTTGGTGTACGCAGGGGTCTCCCTACCTCTCAGTATCCTGATCGTCAAGACGTACATGGAGTCCATCCAACACGAAATTCTGGAGGCTTCCTTTATCGACGGGGCCAGCGTGCACCGGACGTTCTTCAACGTTATTCTGCCGATTTCTTATCCCGGCATGACGACGGCGAGCATCTTCCTGATGATCACCGCGTGGAACGAGCTGTTGTTCGCCAACCTGTTGACGCAGAGCGAAGGCACCCGTACGCTGCAGGTGGCGATCCGCTTCTTCCTGTCGACGTTCTCGGCCAACTATCCGGTCGCGTTCGCGGCCATGGTGATCGCGGTTCTGCCGACGATTCTCATATATTCCCTGTTGAGTGAGAAAATAATCGGTGGACTGACCGCAGGCGCCGTGAAATAA
- a CDS encoding carbohydrate ABC transporter permease, with protein sequence MTSRQIYWYLAPALLFTVVFFVFPILFVMYVDLHEWNGLGAMKFVGLDNFRFLFDDPSFKTATVNTIYWILAGIFLHTPLGLLLALILFKKPRGWKAFRLLFFLPNVISTTALAFLWYFVLHVSLGLVNNGLKVAGLTSWTHAWLSDPGTAVFANMVPFVLYVGFTMVIFLTQMSTISPDMYEAADIDGATSWQKDRYITIPLVKSAIGINIIFNTAFCLRMFEYPLLMTNGGPADSSLNLSLYIYREMITANRYGVSMAAGLVTILLGAVAMLLVFGVLRIGERRGLR encoded by the coding sequence ATGACCTCAAGGCAAATATACTGGTATCTCGCACCCGCCTTGCTCTTTACCGTCGTCTTTTTCGTATTCCCGATCCTGTTCGTGATGTACGTCGACCTGCACGAGTGGAACGGGCTCGGCGCGATGAAATTCGTCGGACTGGACAATTTCCGCTTCCTGTTCGACGATCCTTCGTTCAAGACCGCAACCGTCAACACGATTTACTGGATTTTGGCCGGCATTTTCCTGCACACGCCGCTCGGCCTGCTGCTCGCCCTCATCCTGTTCAAAAAACCGCGGGGCTGGAAAGCGTTCCGCCTGCTATTCTTCCTGCCGAACGTCATTTCGACGACGGCGCTCGCGTTCCTGTGGTACTTCGTGCTGCACGTGTCTCTCGGCCTGGTGAATAACGGGCTGAAGGTCGCGGGCTTGACCTCCTGGACGCATGCGTGGCTGTCCGATCCGGGCACGGCCGTGTTCGCCAACATGGTGCCGTTCGTGCTGTACGTCGGCTTTACGATGGTGATCTTCCTCACGCAAATGTCGACGATCTCGCCAGACATGTACGAAGCCGCGGACATCGACGGAGCGACCTCGTGGCAGAAGGACCGGTACATCACGATTCCTCTGGTCAAGAGCGCCATCGGAATCAACATCATTTTCAACACCGCGTTCTGTCTCCGCATGTTCGAATATCCGCTGCTCATGACCAACGGCGGCCCGGCCGATTCTTCGCTGAACTTATCCCTGTACATCTACCGGGAAATGATCACGGCGAACCGGTACGGCGTCTCGATGGCGGCGGGCCTGGTTACGATCCTGCTCGGCGCAGTTGCCATGCTGCTCGTATTCGGCGTCCTTCGCATCGGAGAAAGGAGGGGGTTGCGGTGA
- a CDS encoding ABC transporter substrate-binding protein yields MTRKSKWLGAGASLVLAASLVLTGCGSKSGDAGSSPTGSASSSEASSGKEIDLTMLSSWSTDTERGKALKTIVDKFNQENAGKIKVSVDINPDWPSYQEKVKTMIAANQTPDLFNYNFNPNDLSRQQSGKLLDFTPYMDAEWKARFSEQDLQAMTVDGKLTSIPFEKAGILFYYNKELFTKAGIAEFPKTWDEFFQACDKLKAAGITPISLMTADDAWHTTNAFTYLAASIAGTSVFEPGKSLDTPEVAKAAEYLKKLFDNTTPDALGGNYSVSSNNFLTGNSAMIIDGPWLIGSIKEDMASKIGVAAAPTFGDGKVQPGFTVTDAYTPWAAGVQKDKNKEQAIVKFLKFMTSEESSKTFTLEGHILLSTKLNLSADEANKSGPVMGQYIQTNSKSPESIVNIVRTLKPGAISKLPSIIEKLALGKASPEEFAKELQAANQ; encoded by the coding sequence ATGACCAGAAAAAGCAAATGGCTTGGCGCAGGGGCATCGCTCGTTCTCGCCGCGTCCCTCGTCCTGACGGGTTGCGGCTCGAAATCCGGCGACGCCGGCAGTTCGCCGACCGGTTCCGCGTCCTCGAGCGAGGCTTCGTCCGGCAAGGAAATCGACTTGACGATGCTGAGCAGTTGGAGCACCGACACCGAGCGGGGCAAAGCGCTCAAGACGATCGTAGACAAGTTCAACCAGGAAAACGCCGGCAAAATCAAAGTGTCCGTGGACATCAACCCGGACTGGCCTTCTTACCAGGAGAAAGTAAAAACGATGATCGCGGCGAACCAAACGCCGGATCTGTTCAACTACAACTTCAACCCGAACGACCTGTCCCGTCAGCAATCCGGCAAGCTGCTGGACTTCACCCCGTACATGGACGCCGAGTGGAAAGCCCGCTTCTCGGAGCAGGACCTGCAAGCCATGACGGTGGACGGCAAGCTGACCTCGATTCCGTTCGAGAAAGCCGGCATCCTGTTCTACTACAACAAGGAGCTGTTCACGAAAGCGGGCATCGCCGAATTCCCAAAAACGTGGGATGAATTCTTCCAGGCCTGCGACAAGCTGAAAGCGGCAGGCATCACGCCGATTTCCCTGATGACAGCGGACGACGCTTGGCACACGACGAATGCGTTCACGTACCTGGCCGCAAGCATCGCCGGAACGTCCGTGTTCGAACCGGGCAAATCGCTCGATACGCCGGAAGTCGCCAAAGCCGCCGAATACCTGAAGAAGCTGTTCGATAATACAACGCCCGACGCGCTCGGCGGCAACTATTCCGTCAGCTCCAACAACTTCCTGACCGGCAACTCGGCGATGATCATCGACGGCCCGTGGCTGATCGGTTCGATTAAAGAAGACATGGCCTCCAAGATCGGCGTGGCTGCGGCCCCGACGTTCGGCGACGGCAAGGTACAGCCGGGCTTCACGGTTACCGACGCTTACACGCCTTGGGCGGCAGGTGTGCAAAAAGACAAGAACAAAGAACAAGCGATCGTGAAATTCCTGAAATTCATGACTTCGGAAGAAAGCTCGAAAACGTTCACCCTTGAAGGACACATCCTTTTGTCCACGAAGTTGAACCTGAGCGCGGACGAGGCGAACAAATCCGGCCCGGTCATGGGACAGTATATCCAAACGAACAGCAAGTCCCCCGAGAGCATCGTGAATATCGTTCGGACTCTCAAACCCGGCGCGATTTCCAAGCTGCCTTCCATTATCGAGAAGCTGGCACTCGGTAAGGCATCGCCGGAAGAGTTCGCCAAAGAACTTCAGGCCGCCAACCAATAA
- a CDS encoding VOC family protein encodes MTTAASIQLDRLDHFVLTVSDLQATVRFYSEVLGMEPVQFAGGRYALNFGRQKINLHEKGKEFEPKAHAPLPGTADLCFIAHTPVAEIMRILEQRGIAVEEGPVRRTGALGPIESVYFRDPDLNLIEVSNYAEA; translated from the coding sequence ATGACGACAGCCGCTTCGATTCAATTGGACCGTTTGGACCATTTCGTGCTCACCGTTTCGGATTTGCAGGCGACCGTCCGTTTTTATTCCGAAGTGCTCGGCATGGAGCCCGTGCAATTCGCGGGAGGAAGATACGCCCTGAATTTCGGGAGGCAGAAGATCAACTTGCACGAGAAGGGCAAGGAGTTCGAGCCGAAAGCGCACGCTCCGCTCCCTGGAACCGCGGATTTGTGTTTCATCGCGCACACGCCCGTAGCCGAAATCATGCGGATATTGGAACAACGGGGAATCGCCGTGGAAGAAGGACCGGTACGCCGGACGGGGGCGCTCGGCCCGATCGAGTCCGTCTATTTCCGCGACCCGGATTTGAATCTGATCGAAGTATCGAATTACGCAGAAGCTTAA